One genomic segment of Amycolatopsis granulosa includes these proteins:
- a CDS encoding AMP-dependent synthetase/ligase — translation MLLRRNAAEYGEAPALTSLDDPDRGTLTWSTLRDEIAAVSRGLADLGLQRGERMLIMAPSTPDHLIADLAATHLGAISCTAYATLSPDQISYVARHSAAGVVVLQGMDELKRWQQVLHELPALRRVVMIDAEAVPAGDERFVSLAELRKRGAELHRADPRVFEDGWAGIRPEDPIAMIYTSGTTGDPKGVVLSHHNVIFEAYAVHALHETPMHPANIAYLPLAHIAEREISIYMPIVYAGHVHTLADPTQVAAALGRVHPQGFFGVPRVWEKIAAGLKAMLPNLPEDRRTALLAASELLQQGYRLRNAGAEVPDDLAAKIAEADRTVLAPVRTLLGFDRVHFCASGAAALPVEVLYFLAGLGVEIHEVWGLSETSGAVTSNSAKAFRAGSVGRALADTEIEVAPDGELLVRGPLVFMGYLREDGSIASALDADGWFHTGDIGTIDADGFVTITDRKKELIITSGGKNIAPTRIEGLLKEHPLIGQAVAIGNDKPYVTALIVLDDEFLPAWAAQQGIAGGDPVVLAGHPAVREEIQRAVESANARLSRVEQIKKYQVLAEPWTPESGEVTPTLKLKRRVINDRYAADIAALYTADQ, via the coding sequence ATGCTCCTCCGTCGCAACGCCGCGGAGTACGGCGAGGCGCCCGCGCTCACGTCGCTGGACGACCCGGACCGCGGGACGCTGACCTGGTCCACCCTCCGCGACGAGATCGCGGCCGTCTCCCGCGGACTGGCGGACCTGGGACTACAGCGGGGCGAGCGGATGCTGATCATGGCGCCGAGCACCCCCGACCACCTGATCGCCGACCTCGCCGCCACCCACCTGGGCGCCATCTCGTGCACGGCGTACGCCACGCTCAGCCCGGACCAGATCTCCTACGTGGCCCGGCACAGCGCGGCCGGAGTGGTCGTGCTGCAGGGAATGGACGAGCTGAAGCGGTGGCAGCAGGTGCTGCACGAGCTGCCGGCCTTGCGCCGCGTCGTGATGATCGACGCGGAGGCGGTGCCGGCGGGCGACGAACGGTTCGTCAGCCTCGCCGAGCTGCGCAAGCGCGGCGCCGAACTCCACCGCGCCGACCCGCGCGTGTTCGAGGACGGCTGGGCCGGGATCCGCCCGGAGGACCCGATCGCGATGATCTACACCTCGGGCACGACCGGCGACCCGAAGGGCGTGGTGCTGTCCCACCACAACGTGATCTTCGAGGCGTATGCCGTGCACGCGCTGCACGAGACCCCGATGCACCCGGCGAACATCGCCTACCTCCCGCTGGCCCACATCGCCGAGCGGGAGATCTCGATCTACATGCCGATCGTCTACGCCGGCCACGTGCACACCCTGGCCGATCCCACGCAGGTCGCGGCGGCGCTCGGCCGCGTCCACCCGCAGGGTTTCTTCGGTGTGCCGCGGGTGTGGGAGAAGATCGCCGCCGGGCTCAAGGCGATGCTGCCGAACCTGCCGGAGGACCGCCGCACCGCGTTGCTGGCGGCCAGCGAGCTGCTCCAGCAGGGCTACCGGCTGCGCAACGCCGGTGCGGAGGTGCCGGACGACCTGGCGGCGAAGATCGCGGAGGCCGACCGGACCGTGCTCGCCCCGGTGCGCACCCTGCTCGGGTTCGACCGGGTGCACTTCTGCGCCAGCGGCGCGGCCGCGCTGCCGGTCGAGGTGCTGTACTTCCTCGCCGGGCTGGGCGTGGAGATCCACGAGGTGTGGGGGTTGTCCGAGACCTCCGGTGCGGTCACGTCGAACTCGGCGAAGGCGTTCCGCGCCGGCAGCGTCGGGCGCGCACTGGCCGACACCGAGATCGAGGTCGCGCCCGACGGTGAACTGCTGGTGCGCGGCCCGCTGGTGTTCATGGGCTACCTGCGGGAGGACGGTTCGATCGCGTCCGCGCTCGACGCCGACGGCTGGTTCCACACCGGCGACATCGGCACGATCGACGCCGACGGCTTCGTCACCATCACCGACCGCAAGAAGGAGCTGATCATCACCTCGGGTGGCAAGAACATCGCCCCGACCCGCATCGAGGGGCTGCTCAAGGAGCACCCGCTGATCGGCCAGGCGGTCGCGATCGGCAACGACAAGCCCTACGTCACCGCGCTGATCGTGCTCGACGACGAGTTCCTGCCGGCGTGGGCCGCCCAGCAGGGCATCGCGGGCGGCGACCCGGTCGTGCTCGCCGGGCACCCGGCCGTGCGCGAGGAGATCCAGCGCGCCGTCGAGTCGGCGAACGCCCGGCTGTCCCGGGTCGAGCAGATCAAGAAGTACCAGGTACTGGCCGAGCCGTGGACGCCGGAGAGTGGTGAGGTCACCCCGACGCTGAAACTCAAGCGCCG
- a CDS encoding GAF domain-containing protein, translated as MIEPDARALREAVVGIAADLSLPGILTKVVTSARVLTGARHAVVEVPHAAPVSSGDPAPGAALGVPLDAGRGRFGELRLTGKAGGFTGADREVVAALAAAAGTAIDNAAAYARTRARERWLEASHEVTAALLTGEDPRRTLGLIAEHARAVSGASAAAVAVPREDDPHTLSFDVVAAGADAPPGLTGLTVPLHGTASGAAFRSGTPVVVRDYGRYVAREQAEVEVPEAIRALDSAVAVPLVVGGETLGVLLVARVGGMPPFTDDEVALARTFAGHAALAMEFARAEEDRQRLAVFTERDRIARDLHDLVIQRLFATGLGLEGLRPLVTQPEVADRLTGFVHELDRTIREIRNSIFSLTQPEEPDGSLRAELLRLAQDCTSALGFPPRLRFTGPVDSAVPPQVRVDLVATVREALANVARHARAGEVSIEVAVDGSGRSLTLTVSDDGIGIPEESGRRSGLVNLGERAARWSGRCSVRSGGKRGTILVWTAELAGAEGA; from the coding sequence GCCGTCGTCGAGGTACCGCACGCCGCGCCGGTCAGCTCCGGCGATCCGGCGCCCGGCGCGGCGCTGGGCGTGCCGCTGGACGCCGGCCGCGGCCGGTTCGGTGAGCTGCGGCTCACCGGCAAGGCGGGCGGCTTCACCGGGGCCGACCGGGAGGTGGTCGCCGCGCTGGCGGCCGCGGCCGGGACGGCGATCGACAACGCGGCCGCGTACGCGCGTACCCGTGCCCGCGAACGCTGGCTGGAGGCCTCGCACGAGGTGACGGCGGCCCTGCTCACCGGCGAGGACCCGCGACGCACGCTGGGTCTGATCGCCGAGCACGCGCGGGCCGTGTCCGGCGCCTCCGCCGCGGCGGTCGCGGTCCCGCGCGAGGACGATCCGCACACGTTGTCCTTCGACGTGGTCGCGGCGGGTGCGGACGCCCCGCCCGGCCTGACCGGCCTGACGGTGCCGCTGCACGGCACGGCCAGCGGTGCGGCGTTCCGGTCCGGCACGCCGGTGGTGGTGCGCGACTACGGACGGTACGTCGCCAGGGAACAGGCCGAGGTCGAGGTGCCCGAGGCGATCAGGGCGCTGGACTCGGCGGTCGCGGTGCCGCTGGTCGTCGGCGGGGAGACGCTGGGCGTGCTGCTGGTCGCGCGGGTCGGCGGCATGCCGCCGTTCACCGACGACGAGGTGGCGCTGGCCCGGACGTTCGCCGGGCACGCCGCGCTGGCGATGGAGTTCGCGCGAGCGGAGGAGGACCGGCAGCGGCTCGCCGTGTTCACCGAACGCGACCGGATCGCCCGCGACCTGCACGACCTGGTCATCCAGCGGCTGTTCGCCACCGGCCTCGGCCTGGAGGGGCTGCGGCCGCTGGTCACGCAGCCCGAGGTCGCCGACCGGCTCACCGGGTTCGTGCACGAGCTGGACCGCACGATCCGGGAGATCCGCAACAGCATCTTCTCCCTCACCCAGCCGGAGGAGCCGGACGGGAGCCTGCGCGCGGAGCTGTTGCGGCTCGCGCAGGACTGCACGTCGGCACTGGGTTTCCCGCCACGCCTGCGGTTCACCGGTCCGGTGGATTCGGCGGTGCCGCCCCAGGTGCGCGTGGACCTGGTGGCGACCGTGCGGGAGGCCCTGGCGAACGTGGCCCGGCACGCGCGGGCCGGGGAGGTGTCGATCGAGGTCGCGGTGGACGGCTCCGGACGGTCGCTGACCCTCACGGTCAGCGACGACGGGATCGGGATCCCGGAGGAGTCCGGACGGCGCAGCGGGCTGGTCAACCTGGGTGAGCGGGCGGCGCGGTGGAGCGGCCGGTGTTCCGTCCGGAGCGGCGGGAAGCGCGGCACCATACTCGTGTGGACGGCCGAACTCGCCGGTGCGGAGGGTGCGTGA
- a CDS encoding kynureninase, which yields MSLRDEAAELDTRDPLAGKRAEFDVDPDLSYLDGNSLGAPPRGVAPRLAEVVGEQWGRRLIRSWDEGWWDAPERIGDRIAPLVGAAPGQVVVGDSTTVNLFKALVAGVRLNPDRPEILLDAATFPTDGYIAESAARLTGHRVRRVPVREMASAVSSRTALALVNHVDYVTGELHDLPLVTEAVHAAGALAVWDLCHSAGAVPVPLDAAGVDLAVGCTYKFLNGGPGAPAFLYVARKWLDVFEQPLSGWAGHADPFGMTPSYAGGTGIRRGRTGTPDILSMLALDAALDVWEDVTIDQVRAKGLALGEFFLRCLDDLVPDAEVVTPRSRGNQISVRRPDAKATMGELIARGVIGDFRPPDVLRFGLAALYVRYADVLRAAEELRALR from the coding sequence ATGTCGCTGCGAGACGAAGCGGCCGAACTGGACACGCGGGACCCGCTCGCCGGGAAGCGCGCCGAGTTCGACGTCGACCCGGATCTGTCCTACCTGGACGGCAATTCACTGGGCGCGCCGCCGCGCGGGGTGGCCCCGCGGCTGGCGGAGGTCGTGGGCGAGCAGTGGGGCCGGCGGCTCATCCGGTCCTGGGACGAGGGCTGGTGGGACGCTCCGGAGCGGATCGGCGACCGGATCGCGCCGCTGGTCGGAGCCGCACCCGGTCAGGTCGTGGTGGGCGACTCCACGACCGTGAACCTGTTCAAGGCTCTGGTCGCGGGCGTGCGGCTGAACCCGGATCGGCCGGAAATCCTGCTCGACGCCGCGACGTTCCCCACCGACGGCTACATCGCCGAGAGCGCCGCGCGGCTGACCGGTCACCGCGTGCGACGGGTACCGGTGCGGGAGATGGCTTCCGCGGTCAGCTCGCGAACCGCGCTCGCGCTGGTCAACCACGTCGACTACGTGACCGGCGAGCTGCACGACCTGCCTCTGGTGACGGAGGCGGTGCACGCCGCGGGCGCACTCGCGGTGTGGGACCTGTGTCATTCCGCCGGGGCGGTACCGGTGCCGCTGGACGCCGCCGGCGTGGACCTGGCGGTCGGGTGCACCTACAAGTTCCTCAACGGCGGCCCGGGTGCCCCGGCCTTCCTGTACGTCGCCCGGAAGTGGCTCGACGTGTTCGAGCAACCGCTGAGCGGATGGGCCGGGCACGCCGACCCGTTCGGGATGACGCCGTCCTACGCCGGCGGAACCGGCATCAGGCGCGGCCGCACCGGGACGCCGGACATCCTGTCGATGCTGGCCCTGGACGCGGCGCTGGACGTGTGGGAGGACGTGACGATCGACCAGGTCCGCGCCAAGGGGCTCGCGCTGGGGGAGTTCTTCCTGCGGTGCCTGGACGACCTGGTCCCCGATGCCGAGGTGGTCACCCCGCGCTCCCGCGGCAACCAGATCTCCGTGCGCCGGCCGGACGCCAAGGCGACGATGGGGGAGCTGATCGCCCGCGGTGTCATCGGTGACTTCCGGCCGCCGGACGTGCTGCGCTTCGGATTGGCCGCGTTGTACGTGCGGTACGCGGACGTGCTGCGTGCGGCGGAGGAACTGCGGGCGTTGCGCTGA
- a CDS encoding response regulator translates to MTISVFLLDDHELVRTGLTTVLESEGDIRVVGEAGTTAEALRRIPALSPDVAILDVRLPDGEGIGVCREIRASMEPPPACLMLTSYSDDEALFGAIMAGAAGYLLKQVSGTDLIGSVRRIAAGASLLDPQLTAAVMDRLRGGSGPADPRYTQLSPQERRVLDLIADGLTNRQIGRQLHLAEKTVKNYVSAVLHKLGFARRTEAAVYATRRRNP, encoded by the coding sequence ATGACGATCTCGGTGTTCCTGCTGGACGACCACGAGCTGGTCCGGACCGGCCTGACGACGGTGCTGGAGTCCGAAGGCGACATCCGCGTGGTCGGCGAGGCCGGCACCACCGCCGAGGCGCTGCGGCGGATCCCGGCGCTGTCCCCGGACGTGGCGATCCTCGACGTGCGCCTGCCCGACGGCGAAGGGATCGGGGTGTGCCGCGAGATCCGGGCGTCGATGGAGCCACCGCCGGCGTGCCTGATGCTGACGTCGTACTCCGACGACGAGGCGCTGTTCGGCGCGATCATGGCCGGGGCGGCGGGATACCTGCTGAAGCAGGTGTCGGGCACCGACCTGATCGGGTCGGTGCGGCGGATCGCGGCCGGCGCGTCGCTGCTCGACCCGCAGCTGACCGCAGCGGTCATGGACCGGTTGCGTGGCGGGTCCGGGCCGGCCGATCCCCGGTACACACAGCTCAGCCCGCAGGAGCGGCGGGTGCTGGACCTGATCGCGGACGGTCTGACCAACCGGCAGATCGGCCGGCAGCTGCACCTGGCGGAGAAGACCGTGAAGAACTACGTGTCGGCGGTGCTGCACAAGCTGGGTTTCGCGCGGCGCACGGAAGCCGCGGTCTACGCCACCCGGCGGCGGAACCCGTGA